The sequence GCTTCCATGACGAGTTTTCCCACTGTGGGGCTGCCAGTAAAAAATATATGATCAAAGGGGAGTTCAAGGAGTTTTTTAGCTACCTCTGCATCACCATTAAATACCCGGACTTCAGAGGGATCAAAAATTTCCTCTACCATATTCTGTATTAATCCAGAGGTATGAGGAGATAGTTCTGAAGGTTTTAATATTACTGGGCAACCTGCTGACAAGGCTGATATCAAAGGTTCAATAGCTAAATTGAACGGATAATTCCATGGGCTGATGATTAAAGAGACTCCTTTAGGTTCGTATACAATCTTTGCCTTGGTTCCGGTCATGGATAATCCCGGAGCAACTTTTTTTGGCGACATCCAGGTTTTTAGGTTTTTAAGGGTATGCTTAATTGCTGCCGTCACAGGATAAATTTCACTAATATCTGTTTCGGCCGGGTGTTTTTTAAAATCCTCATGAAGGGCTACTTGAATTCTGGAGATATTTGTTTCAATCCACTTTTGAATTCTGATGATTCGTTCTGCTCTTTCTTTACGGGATGAGGTTCTCCATTGGATTGCGGTAGTTTTTTGAGATTCGAAGCATGATATTATTTCTTGAGACATTATTGAATTGATTACTTGGCCTTAGATACTAATTTTCTTCTTGTATCTAAAAGAAAAACAATTTTTTTAGTCTGTATATAGATATTGTGCATAAGGAGCAATTGTATTTTTTCTTTTTTTCAAAATCTTCTGATTTTCAATGAGATAGCATTTTTCGTCTATTTAGCCCCTTTAAGCCCCTAAAAATCGATTTTAAATACTTGAAAAATAATTTCGTAGCAAAAAAAATGCATTACGTAAAAATATTTTTATGCATTTATTTGGATATGAAAAGCAAAAAAATGTATTTTTAACGCATAATTGGATTGACATAATACCTTTTAAGGCAAAAAATGAAGATCTATTTGTTATTGAATGTTGAATTATTTATGGTTTTGAGTACTAAAAATTGAAATAATTCAATAAGAAATTAATAAAAGTTAATTATTGACGAAAGTTTTACGAACTCGAAAAATTTTAAAAAACACGATATGGACACTTTATCCAATTGTCAATTAACCTCCCAACCACCATCAAGTGGATTTTTCGAAAAGGTTAGAAGGGAGATGGAGTCTTTAAAATCAATCCAGATTTTATTGGTTTTATTTTTTCTGTTAACCTCAGGAGCATTTGCCCAAATAACTCTCCCAGCTACCATTGATGTGTCTGAGCCAACAGGGGGCTTCTCCATCGATGGGGATTTAAGAGCTAATTTTCCTGCTCCTTCGGGTGTAGGTGATTGGTTTCCGGGCTTATCAGGTGATGGAGGGCATGTATTTACTGCCAATGGCAATGTTGCTGTTCCAGTAAATATAAGCACCAGCTTTTATTTCAAAGATGAAATAAGAGCGATCACTACCCCAGGAACTGGAAACATCTTTTCATCAAGTAAGTTTGATCAAAATCCAAATGATTGGAGTTGGACCACTGGTAATGTGCAGCCAAAAAATGATTTGGGTAATGTGTACTTACATATAGGTACCGATGTGGTAACTAAAGATCAATGGATTTTTGTTGGTGCCGATAGACTTGCAACAAATGGTAATGCTTATGTAGATTTCGAGTTCTTACAAAATGAAATTACCCCTGTTGCAGGCGGTACTTTTTCTGCAAATGGACCTGATGGAGGTAGAACAGTAGGTGACTTTTTAATTGCGGTTGAGTTTGCTAGTACTCCTAACGTTGACTTTTATACTTGGGAGCCAGATGGAAATGGAGGGTTTGCTTGGAAGCTAAACACGCCTGGTCCACTTGCTATTGCAGCTAGAAGTATCAATGGAACTATCGATCCTCTAAATACTTATGGAGCTCCTTACGATGCAGAACAATTTGTTGAAGCAGCAGTGGATTTCACTGCGCTGTTAAATGTAGTTGGTGACGCTTGTGCTGGAGTTTCAATTGGTAATATATTTATTAAGTCCAGAGCTTCTGGAGCAAGTGATCAATCCTCCCTTGCTGATTTTGTGGAATCTATTCCTGTTCAAATAGAACTTGGTACTGCGACTATTACATATAATTCTGATGATTTTTGCGGCGATTCTGCGTTTCCTACTATTTCAGGAATTCAGGAAGGTGAATTCTTTATTTCTGAGCAAGGTGTTGGAAACACAGGTACGATCACTATAGATCCTGCAACGGGTGAAATTGATTTGACTTCTGCAGGTCCTGGTGACACCTATAAAATAGGATATCAGTATTTTTCAGTTGGTGGAAACCAATGTGAAAAATTTGCATATTTTGATATCGTATTACCACTACAAGCTCCATCACCAGCTCCTGCTTCTTTTGATTTTTGTGTAGGTTCTGGTGTTGATCAATTACAGGCTATTTCTGTTGCTCCTTTTTCTTCTGACTATCTAATCAATTGGTTTGATTCCAATATGGATCCTTTACAGGGAGCGCCTTCTATCTCCACTGCTTCAGCTGGTGTGTTTACTTATTATGTAAGTCAATCCAAAATTGATGGTACTGAGTGTGAAAGTGAAATGGTTGAAATTACTGTCAATGTAGGAGTATGTAGCCTTACATTAGTAAAAGAAGCAACCAATGGACCTA comes from Algoriphagus halophilus and encodes:
- a CDS encoding DUF7507 domain-containing protein, with translation MDTLSNCQLTSQPPSSGFFEKVRREMESLKSIQILLVLFFLLTSGAFAQITLPATIDVSEPTGGFSIDGDLRANFPAPSGVGDWFPGLSGDGGHVFTANGNVAVPVNISTSFYFKDEIRAITTPGTGNIFSSSKFDQNPNDWSWTTGNVQPKNDLGNVYLHIGTDVVTKDQWIFVGADRLATNGNAYVDFEFLQNEITPVAGGTFSANGPDGGRTVGDFLIAVEFASTPNVDFYTWEPDGNGGFAWKLNTPGPLAIAARSINGTIDPLNTYGAPYDAEQFVEAAVDFTALLNVVGDACAGVSIGNIFIKSRASGASDQSSLADFVESIPVQIELGTATITYNSDDFCGDSAFPTISGIQEGEFFISEQGVGNTGTITIDPATGEIDLTSAGPGDTYKIGYQYFSVGGNQCEKFAYFDIVLPLQAPSPAPASFDFCVGSGVDQLQAISVAPFSSDYLINWFDSNMDPLQGAPSISTASAGVFTYYVSQSKIDGTECESEMVEITVNVGVCSLTLVKEATNGPTGEDCLDPTLNPTIDYSFTLTNNGAYPLTNIQISDPLFEAPNPVVALTLSDDGNGDAELGVGESWIYTASYTITATDIENGQVQNQATASGDANGFTVSDLSGTAVDNDTPTIVSVCQNYELTLDKQVKSGDPYSAVGDVVVYDYVITNSGNVTLDGPFSVSDDKIAGIADVNGPLAPGASVTATGSYTISQTDIDAGFVTNIATASGNGVVSNSDTETVNATQTPSIDIVKSATPSTYNAAGDVITYTFDVSNTGNVTLTDVTVSDPLSGLSAITPGPVTLAPGEN